From Canis lupus baileyi chromosome 16, mCanLup2.hap1, whole genome shotgun sequence:
CCAGCACGACAGGGACCGTGCCGGCTGCCAGCGCGTTGCGCCAGAACTTCTCAGTGATGTAGTCTTGGTGCTGTGAGTTCTCGAAAGATAGGTAGAAGAGGTACTGGGCCACGGTGGGCAGCAGGCAGTTAGCGCACAAGGGCTGCCTGTTGGCGCGGCCGAACACATCCACCTGCAGGTGAGGCGCCAGCTGCCGGTACACCTGGACACGCCGCTGCCGCTCCTGGAAGTTGCtcaccacccaggctgccacccTCTTCTTGGCCGGCAGTGGCGGCGCAGGCCCCTGGTGAGGCTCCAGCTGGCCATAGGGCACGAAGATATCCGAGTCACGCCGGTAGCTTAGCACCCAATTAAAGATCCCACCGAGGCGACCAAGGCCGTGGGTGTGGCTGGGCGACTCCATGGAGACCCACACCCAGGGCTGTCCACGTGGGCGCTTGGCCAGAGGCAGACGAGCCTGCTGGGTCTGCAGCTCTCGGTGGTGGAAAACCACAGCATCTGCGCTGGCCAGCAAGCTGTGGTTGGTGCTCAGATGGCAGTGGGCCACCCCAAAGCTGATGCAGGTGTTGCTGGGAAGCTCTGGGGGCCGGTCGCTGAAGGGCCAGTGCCAGATGAGGATGATGAGCGTGTGCGGGGGCGCAGGGCCTCCGGTGGGGGGTGACCCAAGCAGCCAAAGGAGCCATATGGCAGAAAGCAGGGCGGCTCCGGCCAGGACCCCCACAGCCCGGAGCCTCCGGGAGAGGCTGTACCCTACATGGGACACAGGAGATGCTGTCTTCCCAGGCTTGCCCCAGGGCCCCATCCTCCCACACCTCCCTGGGGACCAGACACTCACCGGCACTGTTCATCTGCAGCACCCAGAATCAGTCACCCGGGGATCTCCAATCACAGCAGCCACTAGGCAGAGGTGCCCTGCAATCACAGCTGCACCCTCATGCGCAGCCCAGCCTAGAGGCCCTGTCCTTTCATCTGCCTAAGATGAGAGAAACCAGGGTATCTTCCTGCtgctgccccgcccctgcccccgccctggAGGTGAACTTTGGCATCCACCACCATCCTcactccacctcccaccccaggcctccagTTGCTGGGGCACCATCTGGAGCCCAATAtcatgccccctccccccgctggCCTCTGAAGGGGCCTGGGGATGACCTGCTGGGCAGGGGCAGAATGAGGTGAGGCCACCCTAGGTGGAGGTGGCCCCCTCCCCAGAAGGATACCCTGGATGTAAGGACCCAGTCCTTGCCC
This genomic window contains:
- the FUT7 gene encoding alpha-(1,3)-fucosyltransferase 7, coding for MNSAGYSLSRRLRAVGVLAGAALLSAIWLLWLLGSPPTGGPAPPHTLIILIWHWPFSDRPPELPSNTCISFGVAHCHLSTNHSLLASADAVVFHHRELQTQQARLPLAKRPRGQPWVWVSMESPSHTHGLGRLGGIFNWVLSYRRDSDIFVPYGQLEPHQGPAPPLPAKKRVAAWVVSNFQERQRRVQVYRQLAPHLQVDVFGRANRQPLCANCLLPTVAQYLFYLSFENSQHQDYITEKFWRNALAAGTVPVVLGPPRATYEAFAPADAFVHVDDFSTAQELASFLANMNESHYRRYFAWRDRLRVRLFGDWRERFCAICTHYPHLPRGQVYQDLQGWFQA